The Penaeus monodon isolate SGIC_2016 chromosome 5, NSTDA_Pmon_1, whole genome shotgun sequence genome window below encodes:
- the LOC119573126 gene encoding double-stranded RNA-specific editase 1-like isoform X1 codes for MDSGPAGDVEVPGENREAAEGDAGRQNGHSDGVTSSMAIQENGTEDTSLGLKRAAADGDADIDQQTNEPASKRRKTGPPQPKNPISTLNELRPGLVYKTLTVEGPSHAPVFTVTVELNGQIFQGTGRSKKQAKHSAAEATLRSFLQFRNASDAAQALGLNSSGVQDFTSDVSEVSFGSSSAPGETIPAAAGSRPVPVAEASSPTPASTPSASASPGPSQTSKNPIMLLNELRQGVEYQLKQESGEPHAKTFTFQVTVDGQVFEGTGNSKKLAKAAAARQALSKLYGVIASTPSAVLHHMPISTMPNLHMPQTLADNIAKMVCDKFLELTSGNPTLAKRKVLAGIVMTNEENLEDMKVISVATGTKCINGEHLSLKGQCINDCHAEVVARRCLVHFLFSQLEKLADTTENGVPEDSIFESLEETKGYRVKSQYKFHLYINTAPCGDARIFAPHEEEADQTDRHPNRQSRGLLRTKIESGEGTIPIKAGADNIQTWDGVLQGERLRTMSCSDKIARWNIVGLQGALAAHFLDPVYLESIVIGSLFSASHMYRAVCGRIEQTIQGLPPPYRLNQPRMNQGSSTESRQPQKAPTISVNWDCGKKESQLEVLNAMTGRQEGENSSRLCKRKFFTRFMSLIERLPSMTEVDPGAAKHLSYGEVKALSNKYQTSKRAMISGFARAGLGQWIGKPMEEDSFYI; via the exons ATGGATTCCGGGCCTGCAGGAGACGTGGAGGTGCCGGGGGAGAACAGGGAGGCGGCCGAag GAGATGCAGGTCGACAGAATGGACACAGTGATGGTGTTACATCATCCATGGCCATACAAGAAAATGGCACAGAGGACACATCTCTTGGACTGAAGCGAGCTGCAGCAGATGGCGATGCCGACATTGACCAACAGACAAATG AGCCAGCATCAAAGAGGCGCAAGACTGGCCCACCACAGCCAAAGAATCCAATCAGTACTCTAAACGAACTGCGTCCGGGATTAGTGTACAAAACATTAACAGTTGAAGGCCCATCTCATGCACCAGTTTTCACTGTAACGGTAGAG CTGAATGGCCAAATATTCCAAGGCACAGGCCGCAGCAAGAAGCAAGCTAAACACTCTGCTGCTGAGGCCACCCTGAGATCCTTCCTCCAGTTCCGGAATGCCTCGGATGCTGCACAGGCGCTGGGACTCAATTCGTCAGGAGTGCAGGACTTCACCAGCGATGTTTCAGAAGTCAGTTTTGGGTCAAGTTCAGCACCTGGT GAGACGATACCAGCGGCAGCAGGCAGTAGGCCGGTGCCAGTTGCAGAAGCATCCTCCCCGACCCCAGCATCAACTCCTTCAGCGTCGGCAAGCCCTGGTCCATCTCAGACATCCAAGAACCCGATCATGCTTCTTAATGAGTTGAGACAGGGAGTGGAGTATCAGCTGAAACAAGAATCGGGGGAGCCACATGCCAAGACATTTACTTTCCAAGTTACTGTGGATGGCCAGGTTTTTGAGGGCACTG GAAACAGCAAAAAGTTAGCTAAAGCAGCTGCAGCACGACAAGCGCTAAGCAAACTCTATGGTGTTATCGCCTCAACACCTTCTGCCGTTCTCCACCACATGCCAATCTCCACTATGCCTAATCTCCACATGCCACAGACGTTAGCCGACAATATTGCCAA AATGGTGTGTGACAAATTTTTAGAACTTACTTCGGGTAACCCAACACTCGCAAAGAGAAAAGTTCTGGCAGGGATTGTAATGACAAATGAAGAAAATCTGGAGGATATGAAG GTGATCAGTGTGGCAACAGGTACAAAATGTATCAATGGAGAACACCTTAGTCTGAAGGGCCAGTGCATAAACGATTGCCATGCCGAAGTTGTGGCTCGCAGATGTCTTGTGCACTTCCTCTTCTCACAGCTTGAAAAGCTAGCAGACACCACTGAAAATG GAGTTCCTGAAGATAGTATATTTGAGAGCTTGGAGGAAACCAAAGGTTATAGAGTAAAATCGCAGTATAAGTTCCACTTGTATATCAACACTGCTCCTTGTGGTGATGCAAGAATCTTTGCTCCCCATGAAGAGGAAGCAGACCAAACAGATCGCCACCCTAATAGGCAAAGCCGTGGGCTGTTACGCACAAAGATAGAATCTGGGGAAGGTACAATTCCAattaag gCTGGTGCTGACAACATCCAAACTTGGGATGGAGTCCTTCAGGGTGAGCGTCTACGCACAATGTCATGTTCTGACAAGATTGCACGCTGGAATATTGTTGGACTGCAGGGAGCTCTTGCTGCCCATTTCCTAGATCCAGTCTATCTGGAATCCATTGTCATAGGTTCTCTGTTCAGTGCATCACATATGTACAG GGCTGTTTGTGGGAGAATAGAACAAACTATTCAAGGACTGCCACCACCATACAGATTAAACCAACCAAGAATGAACCAGGGTAGCTCAACAGAATCGAGACAGCCACAGAAAGCCCCTACCATATCTGTCAACTGGGACTGCGGTAAAA AAGAAAGTCAGCTTGAGGTCCTCAATGCCATGACTGGCCGACAAGAAGGGGAAAACAGTTCCCGGTTGTGCAAAAGGAAATTCTTTACAAGATTTATGAGTCTTATTGAACGCCTTCCTTCCATGACAGAAGTAGATCCAGGGGCAGCAAAGCATCTCTCCTATGGGGAAGTTAAAGCTTTATCTAATAAGTATCAG aCAAGCAAGAGGGCCATGATTTCTGGATTTGCTCGTGCTGGTCTTGGTCAGTGGATTGGCAAGCCCATGGAAGaagatagtttttatatataa
- the LOC119573126 gene encoding double-stranded RNA-specific editase 1-like isoform X3 translates to MDSGPAGDVEVPGENREAAEGDAGRQNGHSDGVTSSMAIQENGTEDTSLGLKRAAADGDADIDQQTNEPASKRRKTGPPQPKNPISTLNELRPGLVYKTLTVEGPSHAPVFTVTVELNGQIFQGTGRSKKQAKHSAAEATLRSFLQFRNASDAAQALGLNSSGVQDFTSDVSEETIPAAAGSRPVPVAEASSPTPASTPSASASPGPSQTSKNPIMLLNELRQGVEYQLKQESGEPHAKTFTFQVTVDGQVFEGTGNSKKLAKAAAARQALSKLYGVIASTPSAVLHHMPISTMPNLHMPQTLADNIAKMVCDKFLELTSGNPTLAKRKVLAGIVMTNEENLEDMKVISVATGTKCINGEHLSLKGQCINDCHAEVVARRCLVHFLFSQLEKLADTTENGVPEDSIFESLEETKGYRVKSQYKFHLYINTAPCGDARIFAPHEEEADQTDRHPNRQSRGLLRTKIESGEGTIPIKAGADNIQTWDGVLQGERLRTMSCSDKIARWNIVGLQGALAAHFLDPVYLESIVIGSLFSASHMYRAVCGRIEQTIQGLPPPYRLNQPRMNQGSSTESRQPQKAPTISVNWDCGKKESQLEVLNAMTGRQEGENSSRLCKRKFFTRFMSLIERLPSMTEVDPGAAKHLSYGEVKALSNKYQTSKRAMISGFARAGLGQWIGKPMEEDSFYI, encoded by the exons ATGGATTCCGGGCCTGCAGGAGACGTGGAGGTGCCGGGGGAGAACAGGGAGGCGGCCGAag GAGATGCAGGTCGACAGAATGGACACAGTGATGGTGTTACATCATCCATGGCCATACAAGAAAATGGCACAGAGGACACATCTCTTGGACTGAAGCGAGCTGCAGCAGATGGCGATGCCGACATTGACCAACAGACAAATG AGCCAGCATCAAAGAGGCGCAAGACTGGCCCACCACAGCCAAAGAATCCAATCAGTACTCTAAACGAACTGCGTCCGGGATTAGTGTACAAAACATTAACAGTTGAAGGCCCATCTCATGCACCAGTTTTCACTGTAACGGTAGAG CTGAATGGCCAAATATTCCAAGGCACAGGCCGCAGCAAGAAGCAAGCTAAACACTCTGCTGCTGAGGCCACCCTGAGATCCTTCCTCCAGTTCCGGAATGCCTCGGATGCTGCACAGGCGCTGGGACTCAATTCGTCAGGAGTGCAGGACTTCACCAGCGATGTTTCAGAA GAGACGATACCAGCGGCAGCAGGCAGTAGGCCGGTGCCAGTTGCAGAAGCATCCTCCCCGACCCCAGCATCAACTCCTTCAGCGTCGGCAAGCCCTGGTCCATCTCAGACATCCAAGAACCCGATCATGCTTCTTAATGAGTTGAGACAGGGAGTGGAGTATCAGCTGAAACAAGAATCGGGGGAGCCACATGCCAAGACATTTACTTTCCAAGTTACTGTGGATGGCCAGGTTTTTGAGGGCACTG GAAACAGCAAAAAGTTAGCTAAAGCAGCTGCAGCACGACAAGCGCTAAGCAAACTCTATGGTGTTATCGCCTCAACACCTTCTGCCGTTCTCCACCACATGCCAATCTCCACTATGCCTAATCTCCACATGCCACAGACGTTAGCCGACAATATTGCCAA AATGGTGTGTGACAAATTTTTAGAACTTACTTCGGGTAACCCAACACTCGCAAAGAGAAAAGTTCTGGCAGGGATTGTAATGACAAATGAAGAAAATCTGGAGGATATGAAG GTGATCAGTGTGGCAACAGGTACAAAATGTATCAATGGAGAACACCTTAGTCTGAAGGGCCAGTGCATAAACGATTGCCATGCCGAAGTTGTGGCTCGCAGATGTCTTGTGCACTTCCTCTTCTCACAGCTTGAAAAGCTAGCAGACACCACTGAAAATG GAGTTCCTGAAGATAGTATATTTGAGAGCTTGGAGGAAACCAAAGGTTATAGAGTAAAATCGCAGTATAAGTTCCACTTGTATATCAACACTGCTCCTTGTGGTGATGCAAGAATCTTTGCTCCCCATGAAGAGGAAGCAGACCAAACAGATCGCCACCCTAATAGGCAAAGCCGTGGGCTGTTACGCACAAAGATAGAATCTGGGGAAGGTACAATTCCAattaag gCTGGTGCTGACAACATCCAAACTTGGGATGGAGTCCTTCAGGGTGAGCGTCTACGCACAATGTCATGTTCTGACAAGATTGCACGCTGGAATATTGTTGGACTGCAGGGAGCTCTTGCTGCCCATTTCCTAGATCCAGTCTATCTGGAATCCATTGTCATAGGTTCTCTGTTCAGTGCATCACATATGTACAG GGCTGTTTGTGGGAGAATAGAACAAACTATTCAAGGACTGCCACCACCATACAGATTAAACCAACCAAGAATGAACCAGGGTAGCTCAACAGAATCGAGACAGCCACAGAAAGCCCCTACCATATCTGTCAACTGGGACTGCGGTAAAA AAGAAAGTCAGCTTGAGGTCCTCAATGCCATGACTGGCCGACAAGAAGGGGAAAACAGTTCCCGGTTGTGCAAAAGGAAATTCTTTACAAGATTTATGAGTCTTATTGAACGCCTTCCTTCCATGACAGAAGTAGATCCAGGGGCAGCAAAGCATCTCTCCTATGGGGAAGTTAAAGCTTTATCTAATAAGTATCAG aCAAGCAAGAGGGCCATGATTTCTGGATTTGCTCGTGCTGGTCTTGGTCAGTGGATTGGCAAGCCCATGGAAGaagatagtttttatatataa
- the LOC119573126 gene encoding double-stranded RNA-specific editase 1-like isoform X2, whose product MDSGPAGDVEVPGENREAAEGDAGRQNGHSDGVTSSMAIQENGTEDTSLGLKRAAADGDADIDQQTNEPASKRRKTGPPQPKNPISTLNELRPGLVYKTLTVEGPSHAPVFTVTVELNGQIFQGTGRSKKQAKHSAAEATLRSFLQFRNASDAAQALGLNSSGVQDFTSDVSEVSFGSSSAPGETIPAAAGSRPVPVAEASSPTPASTPSASASPGPSQTSKNPIMLLNELRQGVEYQLKQESGEPHAKTFTFQVTVDGQVFEGTGNSKKLAKAAAARQALSKLYGVIASTPSAVLHHMPISTMPNLHMPQTLADNIAKMVCDKFLELTSGNPTLAKRKVLAGIVMTNEENLEDMKVISVATGTKCINGEHLSLKGQCINDCHAEVVARRCLVHFLFSQLEKLADTTENGVPEDSIFESLEETKGYRVKSQYKFHLYINTAPCGDARIFAPHEEEADQTDRHPNRQSRGLLRTKIESGEGTIPIKAGADNIQTWDGVLQGERLRTMSCSDKIARWNIVGLQGALAAHFLDPVYLESIVIGSLFSASHMYRAVCGRIEQTIQGLPPPYRLNQPRMNQGSSTESRQPQKAPTISVNWDCEESQLEVLNAMTGRQEGENSSRLCKRKFFTRFMSLIERLPSMTEVDPGAAKHLSYGEVKALSNKYQTSKRAMISGFARAGLGQWIGKPMEEDSFYI is encoded by the exons ATGGATTCCGGGCCTGCAGGAGACGTGGAGGTGCCGGGGGAGAACAGGGAGGCGGCCGAag GAGATGCAGGTCGACAGAATGGACACAGTGATGGTGTTACATCATCCATGGCCATACAAGAAAATGGCACAGAGGACACATCTCTTGGACTGAAGCGAGCTGCAGCAGATGGCGATGCCGACATTGACCAACAGACAAATG AGCCAGCATCAAAGAGGCGCAAGACTGGCCCACCACAGCCAAAGAATCCAATCAGTACTCTAAACGAACTGCGTCCGGGATTAGTGTACAAAACATTAACAGTTGAAGGCCCATCTCATGCACCAGTTTTCACTGTAACGGTAGAG CTGAATGGCCAAATATTCCAAGGCACAGGCCGCAGCAAGAAGCAAGCTAAACACTCTGCTGCTGAGGCCACCCTGAGATCCTTCCTCCAGTTCCGGAATGCCTCGGATGCTGCACAGGCGCTGGGACTCAATTCGTCAGGAGTGCAGGACTTCACCAGCGATGTTTCAGAAGTCAGTTTTGGGTCAAGTTCAGCACCTGGT GAGACGATACCAGCGGCAGCAGGCAGTAGGCCGGTGCCAGTTGCAGAAGCATCCTCCCCGACCCCAGCATCAACTCCTTCAGCGTCGGCAAGCCCTGGTCCATCTCAGACATCCAAGAACCCGATCATGCTTCTTAATGAGTTGAGACAGGGAGTGGAGTATCAGCTGAAACAAGAATCGGGGGAGCCACATGCCAAGACATTTACTTTCCAAGTTACTGTGGATGGCCAGGTTTTTGAGGGCACTG GAAACAGCAAAAAGTTAGCTAAAGCAGCTGCAGCACGACAAGCGCTAAGCAAACTCTATGGTGTTATCGCCTCAACACCTTCTGCCGTTCTCCACCACATGCCAATCTCCACTATGCCTAATCTCCACATGCCACAGACGTTAGCCGACAATATTGCCAA AATGGTGTGTGACAAATTTTTAGAACTTACTTCGGGTAACCCAACACTCGCAAAGAGAAAAGTTCTGGCAGGGATTGTAATGACAAATGAAGAAAATCTGGAGGATATGAAG GTGATCAGTGTGGCAACAGGTACAAAATGTATCAATGGAGAACACCTTAGTCTGAAGGGCCAGTGCATAAACGATTGCCATGCCGAAGTTGTGGCTCGCAGATGTCTTGTGCACTTCCTCTTCTCACAGCTTGAAAAGCTAGCAGACACCACTGAAAATG GAGTTCCTGAAGATAGTATATTTGAGAGCTTGGAGGAAACCAAAGGTTATAGAGTAAAATCGCAGTATAAGTTCCACTTGTATATCAACACTGCTCCTTGTGGTGATGCAAGAATCTTTGCTCCCCATGAAGAGGAAGCAGACCAAACAGATCGCCACCCTAATAGGCAAAGCCGTGGGCTGTTACGCACAAAGATAGAATCTGGGGAAGGTACAATTCCAattaag gCTGGTGCTGACAACATCCAAACTTGGGATGGAGTCCTTCAGGGTGAGCGTCTACGCACAATGTCATGTTCTGACAAGATTGCACGCTGGAATATTGTTGGACTGCAGGGAGCTCTTGCTGCCCATTTCCTAGATCCAGTCTATCTGGAATCCATTGTCATAGGTTCTCTGTTCAGTGCATCACATATGTACAG GGCTGTTTGTGGGAGAATAGAACAAACTATTCAAGGACTGCCACCACCATACAGATTAAACCAACCAAGAATGAACCAGGGTAGCTCAACAGAATCGAGACAGCCACAGAAAGCCCCTACCATATCTGTCAACTGGGACTGCG AAGAAAGTCAGCTTGAGGTCCTCAATGCCATGACTGGCCGACAAGAAGGGGAAAACAGTTCCCGGTTGTGCAAAAGGAAATTCTTTACAAGATTTATGAGTCTTATTGAACGCCTTCCTTCCATGACAGAAGTAGATCCAGGGGCAGCAAAGCATCTCTCCTATGGGGAAGTTAAAGCTTTATCTAATAAGTATCAG aCAAGCAAGAGGGCCATGATTTCTGGATTTGCTCGTGCTGGTCTTGGTCAGTGGATTGGCAAGCCCATGGAAGaagatagtttttatatataa